In Mycolicibacter virginiensis, the DNA window GCCCGAAGCGCGCGGGTTTCCCGTCGGGGTGTCAGTCGGCAATGACCGGCGGGTGGCGGTTGCGACCAGCGCCGGCCAAGTGTTCAGCTTCGCCCCCGCGTAGTCGCGACTACTCCGCCAGCGCGATCGCCTAGACAGCCAGTGGCGGGAGTGCCGTGCGCGGCACCTTCACCGAGGTGGCGCCGGAGCTCATCGGCAGCAGCTCGCCGGGTGCGAAATAGAAGATCACCTCGTCGTTGGTGATGGCGAAATTCTGGTAGTGCGCCGGGTCCATCCCCGAACCCGACGAGATCAGGATCGCCGGCACTCCGGTCTGACGCTCGAGGTCGCGCTGCACGACCGGAAAGATCACTTCCAGCGGCTTGCTGCCCTGCGCGAACAGGGTCTCGAATGTGATCGCCTTGCGCGACGCCAAGTCGTAGTTGAACGACTGATACCAGGTAGACGGCTGCGGGCCGCCGAGGTCTTGGAAGATCTTCAGCACGACGCTCTGGGTGCCTTTGGGGGCCTGACCCGAACGGTGCTGCTCAGATGTGGCATCCATTTCGTAGGGCATGTCGCGCGACCCGGGTGATTTGGCCACGGTCAAGAACCCGTCGCGGTTCTGCACCAGGTAGTCGGTCAGGGTCTGCTGGTCGGGATAGTCGACCGGAAACCGCATATCCAGGGTGTAGTTGGCATTGGACGAGTGGACGTGGCATTGCCCGGACTCGAGCGTGCCGCCCAGTTCGGCACAGGGCGACACCGCGCCCGCCGAGGGCACACCCGTCATACCCAGCCAACTGCCCACCGCACCGCCCGCCACCAGGGCGGCCACCAGAATGCGCATTGTCGGTTTGTCTCGCTTTGTCTCGCCTTGCCGCAGCAAGCAGGAATGGCCCGAAGCCGACAGCTTACCGGGCCGCCGAACGCGACGACCGGCAAACGGTCCTGCTACGAACTGAGCTGTTCTGCCGTCGCGCGGATTTCACTGATGAAGCGGTCGCGCTCGGACGCGCTCACCTGCGCTTGCAGCGGCCCCAACTGCAACTCATAGACCGCTTCGCCCTTGTCAAAGACCGGTGCCGCCAGATAGCTCACCGATAAGGCGTCGGGGCTGGCGAGTTCCTCTGCGGTATAGGGAGTTCCGCCCAATCCGGTCAACAGCTGGAACACCCGCTGCCGGAGCGCAGCCCGCCGGGGATGTTCGGCGAGCATCCCGGCAACCTCGGCCAGCACATCGAGAGCCGCAGGGTCGGTCTGGCCCATTCCGAACACCACTACCCCGCTGCGCTGTGCCTGTTCGAAAAGGTCGCTGAAGCGTTGACGCGCGGGCATTTGCGCGGTGGCAAGCCACGTCCGCTGAGTATGCGCATCGCGGTGCGCGATCACGGCGGCGGCTACCGGCGCGACGAGAGGCAGGCGGACCCCGACGCCCACCGCGGCCGGAATCTGGCCCTGTCCCCCAACCACTCTCAAGAAACTCATCTCGGTGGCGCCCACCAACGCAAGCGCCGTTCCACAACCGGCCCGCTCGGCCAGTTGCTCCATCAGGTGGGTGCGTTCCGGGGACACCGGCCACTGCGCGCGAACCGCGTCTGCGACGCCCATCAGCCCGGGCCCCAGCAGATACCGCCGGTCGGGTTGGCGCAGCACCCATCCCGCCCGCTCCAGCGCCACCAGGATTGAGGTCACCGTCGCGCGGTTCAATTCCAACCGCGACGCTATCGATGCGACCGAGCTCGGTTGTTGCTGGTCGGCGAGTAATCCCACGATGGCGACAACGCGGTCGGTCGGTGGCGAACCCACTCGCTCGACTTCGTCTCGCCCGTCATCGGGCTGGGCCATCGCGCTCCTTATCCGCCGAGAACATAGGACCGAATCCTACGAGGCCCGAACGCCCGACGGGGGCGGCACACCGCGAGCCACCGACAGCACCGCCTGAACCGATCGCCTTGACACTCCACATTCCGTCCGAACAAACCCTTGCCTTCAGCGCGCATCCCCGCGTACAGTCCCGAATCAATATTTTGTCACCCTAGCGACAACTATTTGTCACTCTTACGAGGTAGAGGGAGCCCCATGAGCACGACGACGACGGCTGGTCGACCGGTTGGGTTTAAGTCGGCAATCGGAAGGCCAATAGCTGGCAGCGCGCAACGACGGGGTGCGAGACGTGCCGCACCGGCCCGCGTTGTCCGGGCGGCACAGCTGGCGACGACGGCGCTGACCGGGGCCCTGGTGCTGGGAGTCACCGCGCAGCAGGCCGCCCCGGTGGCGGCGCTGCCCGTCGCGTTGGTTTCGGCGGACAGTTCGTTGCAACCGGTGATCGATCAGATCCTGGCCAACATGCAGCTGGCGCAGCAGGGATTCGAAGCGTTGCCCTTCGCCACCCCGGACAGCAACGCCATGCTGCTGGCGAGTCTGCAGGCCACCAACTTCCATGCTCATGTCCTCGGGCCTGTCGCAACTCACCCATGGCCAGGTCTTCGTCCAGGTCCCCGAGGTGACCGCCGGAGATTCCGCTGCTTACCGCCCGTACTTCCAGTTCTATACGCCCGACATCTACTACCGCACCGCTCAGGGCTTCGACCCGAACGCGACCTACGAACTCACCGGCACGGTCGGCAAGGGCACCGGCGGCATGGCGCTGATGCCGATCACAGTCGGGGGATCCTCGGCTGAAGGCGGCGGCGCCCTGGAGCTCGGAAGCGGCTTGACGGTCAATCCCGACGGGACTTTCACCGTCTTCATCGGACCCGAAAGGCCGGACGGCGCAGTCAACTTCATCGACAGCAGCGACATCAACTCACTGTTGATCCGAGACATGCTGAGCCAGTGGGCATCGGGCGGCAGCAGCTTTCGCATCGACTGCGTGAGCGACTGCGCACCGATCCCGGCCGGTATCACCGACACAGGGTTGTCCGGCGACATCATCAGTCAGCTCCTGAACAGGGTGGCTCCGGGCGTGATCCCGTTCAATCAGTTGAATATGCAGCTCGCCGGTGCCGCCGGAATCTTGCAGCCGCCTAACACGATGAGCGACCTGGAATCGCAAAGCGGTTACGGCGTCGCCCTGCCGAGTGCCGCCGTCTCGTCGGGCCATTTCGACCTGCAGCCCGGCGAAGCGCTGATCGTCAAGATTCCCCAGATCGATTCCGCCGGAATGAACGGAATCGAGCTGATGAACGTCTACGCCACAAATCTGCCCGCCACGTTGGCGCAGACCAGCCTCAACGGCACCCAATCGTTCCTCTCCGGCGACGGCTACACCTACTACGTCGTCAGCGCCACGAACCCCGGGGTGGCGAACTGGCTGGACAGCGGCGGAGTCACCAGCGGTGAGATCTACATGCGCTACCAGAACATTCCGCTCGCCGACCGGCCTCCGGTTCCGCTGCCGGTGGAGACCCAGGTGGTGCCGGTCGACGAGGTGGCGAAGTACCTGCCGGCCGATACGCCGGCCGTCAGCCCTGCGCAATACGCCGCCGATATGACCGCCCGGGTGCTGTCCTACAACTACGCGTTGGACAACGCCCGAGTGGACGGACAGCCGGGCTGGGTGACGCAACAGTTGTGGCTGCACGACATCGAAAACGCCATGGGCACCGACAATTACACCGCAGTCTTCGGCGAGCAGCCCGAGACGCCGATGTGGCTGCGGTTCACTCCGGCGCTCAGTCCCGACATGCTCGCCCTGACCAAGTCCTTCCTGACCGACCCTTCGGCCAGCATGACCGCGATACAGGACAACTGGGATCTGGCGATGAAAGACATCTTGTTGCCGATCCAGCTGACGCAGGCCTTGCTGGAGAAGAACTTCGACCAAACGACCGACGCTGTTCAGGGCGCGCTCTCGTCGGGTGATCTGGGGCAGGCGCTGACGGCGCTGTTCGCCGGCGGCCAGCAGTTCGGCACGATCCTCAGCGACTCGCTGTTCGATCCGAACACCAGCATCATCTCGGGCATTCTCAATGCCCGCGACGACTTGGCCACCTCGGTCTTCACTGCGACCGGCGGTATGCCCGACGTGGCGAACCCGTTGGCGGCACTCGAATGGGCCTTCCTGCCGGAGCTTTCCCGTTCGGGCTTTGATTTCGGCGCGCTCCTGGATCCGTCCAGCTGGGCTGGTCTGGACCTGGGCGCAGCGCTGGACCCCAGCGCCTACTTGGCAATGCTGTTCAGCTGACCACGGTCGGCACTGATGAGTCTTCGAGACGGGAGTGGAATGATCACGACAGCGCCTGACCAGGCGACCTTCATACCGCGCGGCGGCGAGTCCTGGCGCGATCCCTGGCCGATGTATGCCGCGCTGCGCGAATATGACCCGGTCCACCAAGTGGTACCGGAGCATTCGCCACACAACGATTACTGGGTGCTGTCACGGTATGCCGACGTCAGCGCCGCGGCACGCGACTGGGAGACCTTCTCCTCCGCCCAGGGCCTGACCATCGACTACGGCGAGATGGAGCGCTTGGGTCTCGCCGAGGAGAGGGCCCCGCTGGTGATGCTCGATCCCCCGGCGCACAGTGAGTTCCGCCGGGTGGTCCACAAGGGCTTCACCCCGAGACAGATCGTGACGATCGAGCCGGCGGTGCGCGAATTCGCCGCGGAGCGCATTGAGCGGCTACGCGCCCAAGGCGGCGGTGACATCGTTGCTGAACTGTTCAAGCCGTTGGCCAACATGGTGGTCGCCCACTATCTGGGGGTGCCGGAGGCGGATCGAAGCCGGTTCAACGACTGGGCCGACAACATCGTCGAAGCCAACGCAACCGGGACACAGGCCGGCGCCGTTGATGCGATTGTCGAACTCTTCGGCTACTTCACCGAGCTGGTCGAACGACGCAAGCAAGATCCGGGCGACGACACCGTCTCGCACCTGATCGCTCTCGGCTTTGGCAGCGACGCCGACAGCCTGGGGAGGGTCTTGGGATGGGCCTTCACCATGATCGCCGGCGGCAACGACACGATCATCGGAATGCTCGGCGGCAGCGCCCAATTGCTCACCGAGCACCGCGATCAGCGGTCACAGTTGATCGCCGACCCGAGCAGCATCACCGCCGCGGTTGAGGAGTTCCTCCGCCTGACGTCGCCGGTACAGGGGCTGGCCCGGCTGACAACCCGCGACGTCCATATCGACGGTGTGACCATCCCGGCCGGACGCAAGACCTTGCTGTTGTACGCATCAGCGAATCGCGACTCGCGCCAATACGGGCCGGACGCCGACCAACTGGACGTGCACCGCAAGCCGCAGGGAATCCTGAGCTTCAGTCAGGGCAACCACCATTGCATCGGCAACACCGCGGCGCGGATGCAATCGCGGGTGGTGTTGGAGGAGCTGCTGGCCCGCTGCCCGGACTTCCACGTCGATTGCGACGCCATCGAATACGCCGAGGGCATGTATGTTCGGCGTCCCGATCGCCTGGCGTTCGTTCCCGAGGCATGACGCGATGAAGATCATCGCTGACCGTGACAAATGCATGGGAAACGGCTTGTGCGAGGCGGTCCATTCCGACGTCTTCGAAGTCGGAGACGACGGAGTGGTCCTCGTCCGCGACGAGAATGTTCGCGCCGACGACCGCACGTTGCTGCAACAGGCGGTCGCCATCTGCCCGGCCTTTGCGTTGCGGCTTGTCGAGGACGACTGAGGCGGGCTTAGCGCGACGGACGGCAGACGAACGCAATCGCCCGCGCCGCCGTCCCCGTCCCGATGCGGGTGATCACCACCGACAGGGCCTGCGCCCCGCGCAACCGCAACCGGCGGCGCAGACCGTCCGGGTCGGCCTGCACGTCGCGCACGCCCCGCACCAGGATTTCCAGCGCACCGCAGTCGCGTGCCGCCAGCGCCTGACGCAGCCGCTTTTCGCTGTAGGCCAGCGTTTCGAGCACCTCGAATCCGCGTACGCCGTCCGGCAATTCGTCGCCGGACAGGTAGGCGATGTCGCGGTCGAGCTGCCAGAGCCCGTGCCGGGCGCCGTACTGGCGGACCAGGCCGGCCCGCACGACCGCGCCGTCGGGGTCGATGAGCCAGCGTCCCGCCGGCCGCACGTCGCAGTCGTCGGGCTCGGCGTCGGTGATCTGCTCGCCGCGGTCGAGGATCACCGCGCGGCGGCGCACCCCAGGCCCGGCCAGTCCGGGTGACCACAGGCAGGCTTCCCGCACCGAGGCACGCCACGAGGTGACTTCGATCTCGCCGGCAAATCCCAGTTGCCGGACCTTCTCGAAATCGATTCCGGGAGCGGCCTTTACCACCATGTCGCGGTCGCGGTAGACCTCCAGTAGCCGGTCCAGGGCGGGCTGGTAGTCGGCCGGGTCGAAACGACGCCGCCCGCCGCCGCGCCGGCCGGGGTCGGCAAGCACCACCGTGTCGCGGCTGACCGGCGCCAAAGCATCGGCGCGAACCACGCCGTCGACATCGTTGCCCAGGTTGTGGCGCGCCATCGCCAGCCGTACCGGGTCGAGGTCGCTGCCCAGCACCCGATCGATCAGCTCGGACAGCGCTGCCAGCTCGGTGCCAACCGAGCAGGTCACATCGTGCACGACGGCACCCGGTGCCGCGGCCGCGATGCGTTGCGCCCGGTGCCGCGCCACCGGCGCGGCGCTGGCCTGCTGCAGCGCCTCGTCGGTGAACAGCCACCGCGACGTCCCGGGCAGCTCAGCCAGTTTGGCGGCGGCACGCCGGCGCAGCAGAACGGTCTCGACCAACGCGGGCGTGCGGGCGCCGAAGCGACCGCGCAGGGCGGCGATGTCGGCGATCCGGGTGGCGTCGGTGAGCGCAAAGCCGGCAACCTCGGCCAGGTCGGCTCCCCCGACCGGCGAACTCAGATAGCCGACGTCGTCGACTTCAAATCTGAAGCCCGCAGTCAGGACGGTTTAACCCCGGTGATCATCAGGTTGTAGAACCAGCCCTTGGGCACCACCCGGCGCCAGATGTTGGCGTCCACCCAGCTCAGGGCCGTCCAGCTGCCGAAGGCGAACCGCGCCCAGCCCCAGCCGAGCTTGCCCGGCGGGACCGTCGACTCGAAGGTGCGGACCGGCCAACCCAGCATGGCGGCGGTGAACTCCTCGCTGGCGGTCTGCACGTCGACCGCGCCGGCGTTGGTCGCCATCCGCTCCAGGTCGCGCGGCTCGAAGGTGTGCAGGTCCACGATCCACTCGAGGGCAGCGGCGCGCGAGTTCTCGTCGAGCTCTTCCTGCGGCCGGCGCCAGGAGCCCATTCCCGGCAGCTTCATCGCCGCGACCGTGGTCTTCCAGGTCAGGTCGGCCAACCGCCGGGCGTAGAAGTTGCCGACCGTGGTGGGCTCGCCGGCGAAGATGAACCGCCCACCGGGCTTGAGCACCCGAACCACCTCGCGCAGCGACAGCTCGACGTCGGGAATGTGGTGCAGCACCGCGTGGCCGACCACCAAATCGAAGGTGTTGTCCTCATACGGGATGCCCTCGGCGTCGGCGACCCGACCGTCGACGTCCAGGCCGAGGGCCTGACCGTTGCGGGTGGCGACCTTGACCATGCCGGGCGACAGGTCGGTGACCGAGCCGCGCCGCGCTACGCCGGACT includes these proteins:
- a CDS encoding ferredoxin, whose protein sequence is MKIIADRDKCMGNGLCEAVHSDVFEVGDDGVVLVRDENVRADDRTLLQQAVAICPAFALRLVEDD
- a CDS encoding class I SAM-dependent methyltransferase; the protein is MTSTDPTPNPHATAEQVEAARHDSKLAQVLYHDWEAEQYDEKWSISYDERCIDYARGRFDAIVPASERAGDAPLYDRALELGCGTGFFLLNLMQSGVARRGSVTDLSPGMVKVATRNGQALGLDVDGRVADAEGIPYEDNTFDLVVGHAVLHHIPDVELSLREVVRVLKPGGRFIFAGEPTTVGNFYARRLADLTWKTTVAAMKLPGMGSWRRPQEELDENSRAAALEWIVDLHTFEPRDLERMATNAGAVDVQTASEEFTAAMLGWPVRTFESTVPPGKLGWGWARFAFGSWTALSWVDANIWRRVVPKGWFYNLMITGVKPS
- a CDS encoding helix-turn-helix domain-containing protein, which gives rise to MAQPDDGRDEVERVGSPPTDRVVAIVGLLADQQQPSSVASIASRLELNRATVTSILVALERAGWVLRQPDRRYLLGPGLMGVADAVRAQWPVSPERTHLMEQLAERAGCGTALALVGATEMSFLRVVGGQGQIPAAVGVGVRLPLVAPVAAAVIAHRDAHTQRTWLATAQMPARQRFSDLFEQAQRSGVVVFGMGQTDPAALDVLAEVAGMLAEHPRRAALRQRVFQLLTGLGGTPYTAEELASPDALSVSYLAAPVFDKGEAVYELQLGPLQAQVSASERDRFISEIRATAEQLSS
- a CDS encoding cytochrome P450, whose protein sequence is MITTAPDQATFIPRGGESWRDPWPMYAALREYDPVHQVVPEHSPHNDYWVLSRYADVSAAARDWETFSSAQGLTIDYGEMERLGLAEERAPLVMLDPPAHSEFRRVVHKGFTPRQIVTIEPAVREFAAERIERLRAQGGGDIVAELFKPLANMVVAHYLGVPEADRSRFNDWADNIVEANATGTQAGAVDAIVELFGYFTELVERRKQDPGDDTVSHLIALGFGSDADSLGRVLGWAFTMIAGGNDTIIGMLGGSAQLLTEHRDQRSQLIADPSSITAAVEEFLRLTSPVQGLARLTTRDVHIDGVTIPAGRKTLLLYASANRDSRQYGPDADQLDVHRKPQGILSFSQGNHHCIGNTAARMQSRVVLEELLARCPDFHVDCDAIEYAEGMYVRRPDRLAFVPEA
- a CDS encoding esterase, whose amino-acid sequence is MRILVAALVAGGAVGSWLGMTGVPSAGAVSPCAELGGTLESGQCHVHSSNANYTLDMRFPVDYPDQQTLTDYLVQNRDGFLTVAKSPGSRDMPYEMDATSEQHRSGQAPKGTQSVVLKIFQDLGGPQPSTWYQSFNYDLASRKAITFETLFAQGSKPLEVIFPVVQRDLERQTGVPAILISSGSGMDPAHYQNFAITNDEVIFYFAPGELLPMSSGATSVKVPRTALPPLAV
- a CDS encoding THUMP-like domain-containing protein is translated as MTAGFRFEVDDVGYLSSPVGGADLAEVAGFALTDATRIADIAALRGRFGARTPALVETVLLRRRAAAKLAELPGTSRWLFTDEALQQASAAPVARHRAQRIAAAAPGAVVHDVTCSVGTELAALSELIDRVLGSDLDPVRLAMARHNLGNDVDGVVRADALAPVSRDTVVLADPGRRGGGRRRFDPADYQPALDRLLEVYRDRDMVVKAAPGIDFEKVRQLGFAGEIEVTSWRASVREACLWSPGLAGPGVRRRAVILDRGEQITDAEPDDCDVRPAGRWLIDPDGAVVRAGLVRQYGARHGLWQLDRDIAYLSGDELPDGVRGFEVLETLAYSEKRLRQALAARDCGALEILVRGVRDVQADPDGLRRRLRLRGAQALSVVITRIGTGTAARAIAFVCRPSR